A section of the Engraulis encrasicolus isolate BLACKSEA-1 chromosome 8, IST_EnEncr_1.0, whole genome shotgun sequence genome encodes:
- the zgc:114130 gene encoding mRNA decay activator protein ZFP36L2 produces MPSYALNQFIDLDDVMCKLLNLDLREPPKMSALPVSPVGHKKLRVPCSFSSSSSCLSDPKVNAAGTGGHWGQPSLGSSSSISSSGVGVGGGDMALQSSWNKMAFWAERSVSMVENSSSSLGWASSSSTTEPSGCKPVSASSCTSLPSLPLAASLAASCSGSPAAATTSSRYKTELCRTYAERGICKYGSKCQFAHGAEELRDINRHPKYKTEPCRTFHSVGFCPYGIRCHFVHNNEDDLGPPGPRPKSSLTTPPPSSSSCSSSSSLSPPGRVLPPRPPLLKQSFSFAGFPSNPPPPPLLDASLPHAFLRAPSVSPPASAADLSELLSLAFPDVDTTSASFVAAAAAATAAALELEAGRGDQLHHHHLLNHHQQQQHLPIPQHQQQPPQFLPSPDSGCSTCSLNSCSSSHSSTTSSPALPSPPHTCLPEPLSAAAAAAAERCLQRSPPGVGAVTMPGAFTAASSIPIAAAASAMGPRSLSHTSLSDQEGGCGSSASSLSGSDSGASGFEGVGGRRLPIFSQLSVPDDAFCGEGSSAGSGGGVGFFL; encoded by the exons ATGCCATCGTACGCCTTAAACCAGTTCATAGACTTGGATGATGTTATGTGCAAG CTCCTAAATCTTGACTTGCGGGAGCCGCCAAAGATGTCTGCACTACCAGTCTCCCCGGTGGGCCACAAGAAACTCCGGGTCCCTTGCTccttctcctcgtcctcgtcATGCCTGAGTGACCCCAAAGTGAACGCTGCTGGTACCGGCGGCCATTGGGGCCAGCCCAGcctcggcagcagcagcagcattagcaGCAGTGGAGTCGGAGTCGGTGGCGGCGACATGGCTCTCCAATCCAGCTGGAACAAGATGGCGTTCTGGGCCGAGCGCTCCGTCAGCATGGTGGAGAACAGCTCCAGCAGCCTGGGatgggcctcctcctcctccacgacaGAGCCCAGCGGCTGCAAGCCCGTCTCGGCCAGCTCCTGCACTTCCCTGCCCTCCCTCCCGCTGGCGGCCAGCCTCGCGGCCTCCTGCTCCGGCTCCCCCGCCGCGGCCACCACCTCCTCGCGCTACAAGACTGAACTGTGCCGCACGTACGCCGAGCGCGGCATCTGCAAGTACGGCAGCAAGTGCCAGTTCGCGCATGGCGCCGAGGAGCTGCGCGACATCAACCGGCACCCCAAGTACAAGACGGAGCCCTGCCGCACCTTCCACTCGGTGGGCTTCTGCCCGTACGGCATCCGCTGCCACTTTGTGCACAACAACGAGGACGATCTCGGACCCCCGGGCCCTCGGCCAAAGTCCTCCCTGACgacccctcctccatcctcctcctcgtgctcctcttcctcctccctgtccCCGCCGGGCCGCGTCCTTCCCCCGCGCCCCCCTCTCCTCAAGCAGAGCTTCAGCTTCGCCGGCTTCCCctccaaccctcctcctcctccgctgctcgACGCCTCGCTGCCTCACGCCTTCCTGCGCGCCCCCTCCGTCTCCCCGCCGGCCTCCGCCGCCGACCTCTCCGAACTGCTCTCCCTGGCCTTCCCCGACGTCGACACGACCTCCGCCTCCTTCGTGGCGGCCGCCGCTGCGGCCACAGCAGCCGCTCTGGAGCTGGAGGCTGGGCGAGGAGaccagctccaccaccaccacctcctcaatcaccaccagcagcagcagcacctcccCATtccccagcaccagcagcagccgccccagttcctcccctcccctgactCTGGCTGCTCCACCTGTAGCCTgaactcctgctcctcctcccactcctctaccacctcctccccagcgctcccctctccaccccacacCTGCCTGCCTGAGCCCCTCtcggcagccgcagcagcagcagcggagagGTGTCTCCAGCGGAGCCCCCCCGGGGTCGGTGCCGTGACCATGCCCGGGGCCTTCACAGcagcctcctccatccccatcgcCGCCGCCGCCTCAGCCATGGGCCCTCGGAGCCTGTCCCACACCTCGCTGTCCGACCAGGAGGGAGGGTGCGGCAGCTCAGCCAGCAGCCTGAGCGGCTCGGATTCCGGCGCCTCGGGGTTCGAGGGTGTCGGTGGCCGCCGCCTCCCGATTTTCAGCCAGCTGTCGGTGCCCGATGACGCCTTCTGCGGCGAGGGGAGCAGCGCAGGTAGTGGAGGTGGAGTGGGATTCTTCCTTTAA